In a genomic window of Gadus macrocephalus chromosome 9, ASM3116895v1:
- the ppfibp1b gene encoding liprin-beta-1b isoform X1, which translates to MMSDASDMLAAALEQMDGIIAGSKALDYSNGMFDCQSPTSPFMGNLRALHLLEDLRSVLELMDDEEQEGLRCQIPHSTALSLGEWLQGHLSNGYISLSGGDQYQERLTRLESDKESLVLQVSVLTDQVDAQGEKIRDLDVCLEDNRDKLNSTEEMLQQELLCRASLETQKLELMSEVSSLKLKLNAIEKERRDLDRFGDSEELILEVNELRYRLQEMESDRIQYEKKLKSTKEELAALRRQQENGDGGPRRAEAGPERVSHADEPLRQRLKEKHVEVQRMKKAVESLMAANEEKDRKIEELKQSALRSRRLQDAGVQGKRGGTHRCSEDKDGENMETDSDCSTLVIKTMSAADGLDGRGGPASEGRGRSPDQESLSGGSEMRLSGHADSSPYDPGTAPEPPSATSGSNEENCKSWSQDDHDSVTNEKNKANEEMSKLTEKPPAGGSATLPGPLGPPADDSFGSRKGRSSFGKGFFKLRGGKRTTSTPNLDRSRSASAPMLAEVERPGTEHLDLAGLPQRSPTSDSTHTLPTTPETGKKKATGIKRLFGKLRRSQSTTFNLDDNLSEGEFKRGGVRSTAGPRLGWSRDLQHTNSELDAPFARWSKEQVCEWLKEQGLGLYGNMARVWVSSGQTLLQASQQDLERELGIKHPLHRKKLQLALQALGSEEEDNKSKLDYNWVTRWLDDIGLPQYKTQFDEGRVDGRMLHYMTVDDLLSLKVGSVLHHLSIKRAIQVLRLNHYQPNCLRRRPSHENNISPAEVSQWTNHRVMEWLRSVDLAEYAPNLRGSGVHGGLMVLEPRFNVETMALLLNIPPNKTLLRRHLATHFSVLVGLEAQQLKQESLEHPDYLLLTATAKVKPKKAFGGFGTLRRKRQEDSEEYVCPMDVEMPKGRSFQRGYGGELQIYEDDLDRLEQVTLEQMEDSEGTVRQIGAFSEEIQNLTSMLKEDEFFKEESYSPNPSVTDEESTA; encoded by the exons ATGATGTCTGATGCCAGTGACATGCTGGCGGCGGCTCTGGAGCAGATGGATGGAATCATAGCAG GCTCCAAGGCCCTGGACTACTCCAACGGCATGTTTGACTGCCAGTCGCCCACATCGCCCTTCATGGGCAACCTGCGGGCGCTGCACCTCCTGGAGGACCTGCGCAGCGTGCTGGAGCTCATGGAcgacgaggagcaggagggccTGCGCTGCCAGATCCCCCACTCCACCGCCCTCAGCCTGGGGGAGTGGCTGCAGGGACACCTG TCTAACGGCTACATCTCCCTGAGTGGCGGGGATCAGTACCAGGAGCGCCTGACCCGGCTGGAGAGTGACAAGGAGTCTCTGGTGCTGCAG GTGAGCGTTCTGACGGACCAGGTGGATGCGCAGGGGGAGAAGATCAGAGACCTGGACGTCTGTCTGGAGGACAACCGAGATAAACTCAACAGCACAGAGGAGATGCTGCAGCAG gAGCTGCTGTGCAGGGCCTCCCTGGAGACCCAGAAGCTGGAGCTGATGTCAGAGGTCTCCAGTCTGAAGCTCAAGCTGAACGCCATCGAGAAGGAGCGGCGAGACCTGGACCGGTTCGGAGACAGCGAG GAGCTGATCCTAGAGGTCAACGAGCTGCGCTACAGACTGCAGGAGATGGAGAGTGACAGGATACAGTACGAGAAGAAACTCAAGTCCACCAAG GAGGAACTGGCGGCGCTGAGGAGGCAGCAGGAGAACGGAGACGGGGGGCCGAGGAGGGCGGAGGCGGGCCCAGAAAGAG TCTCTCATGCAGACGAGCCTCTTAGACAGAGGCTGAAGGAGAAAC ACGTGGAAGTTCAGAGGATGAAGAAGGCGGTGGAATCTCTCATGGCGGCCAATGAAGAGAAG GACCGGAAGATTGAGGAGCTAAAGCAGTCGGCCCTGCGGTCCAGGAGGCTCCAGGACGCGGGGGTGCAGGGGAAGAGAGGTGGGACCCACCGCTGTTCTG AAGACAAAGACGGGGAGAACATGGAGACTGACAGCGACTGTTCTACGCTGGTCATCAAAACGATGAGCGCCGCGGACGGGCTGGACGGACGAGGAGGCCCCGCCtctgaggggagagggaggagcccggaccag GAGAGTCTGAGTGGAGGGAGTGAGATGCGTCTGTCTGGCCACGCTGACTCCTCCCCGTACGACCCTGGCACTGCCCCGGAGCCCCCCTCCGCCACCTCAGGAAG CAATGAGGAAAACTGCAAGTCTTGGAGTCAGGACGACCACGACTCTGTAACCAATGAGAAG AACAAGGCCAACGAGGAGATGAGCAAGCTGACGGAGAAGCCCCCCGCAGGAGGGTCCGCCACGCTGCCGGGCCCCCTGGGGCCCCCGGCTGACGACAGCTTCGGCTCGCGGAAGGGGCGGTCCTCCTTCGGGAAGGGCTTCTTCAAGCTGAGGGGGGGCAAGAGGACGACCAGCACGCCCAACCTCG ACCGCAGCAGGAGTGCGAGCGCGCCTATGCTAG CGGAGGTGGAGCGGCCCGGGACGGAGCACCTGGACCTGGCGGGGCTGCCCCAGCGCTCCCCCACCAGCGACAGCACGCACACGCTGCCCACCACCCCCGAGACCGGCAAGAAGAAGGCCACCGGCATCAAGAGGCTCTTCGGGAA GCTGAGAAGGAGTCAATCGACAACGTTTAACCTGGACGACAACCTGTCGGAGGGGGAGTtcaagagggggggggtgcgctCCACAGCCGGCCCCCGGCTGGGCTGGTCACGGGACCTGCAGCACACCAACAG TGAACTGGACGCTCCGTTTGCGCGCTGGTCGAAGGAGCAGGTGTGTGAGTGGCTGAAGGAGCAGGGCCTAGGCCTGTACGGGAACATGGCCCGCGTCTGGGTTTCCTCGGGACAGACGCTGCTGCAGGCCTCTCAGCAGGACCTAGAGCGG gagctgGGCATTAAGCACCCTCTTCACAGGAAGAAGCTGCAGCTCGCACTGCAGGCACTCGGCTCGGAGGAGGAAGACAACAAGAGCAAGCTGGATTACAACTGGGTGACCA GGTGGCTGGACGACATTGGTCTGCCCCAGTACAAAACCCAGTTTGATGAAGGTCGGGTCGACGGCCGCATGCTGCACTACATGACCGTG GACGACCTCCTCTCCCTGAAGGTGGGCAgcgtcctccaccacctcagcaTCAAGAGAGCCATCCAGGTGTTGCGGCTCAACCACTACCAACCCAACTGCCTCCGCCGCCGACCCTCCCACGAG AACAACATCTCCCCGGCGGAGGTCTCCCAGTGGACCAACCACAGGGTCATGGAGTGGCTGCGCTCCGTGGACCTGGCGGAGTACGCCCCCAACCTGAGGGGCAGCGGGGTGCACGGGGGCCTCATG GTCCTGGAGCCGCGCTTCAACGTGGAGACCATGGCCCTGCTGCTCAACATCCCCCCCAACAAGACGCTGCTGCGCCGCCACCTGGCCACCCACTTCAGCGTGCTGGTGGGGCTGGAGGCCcagcagctcaagcaggagAGCCTGGAGCACCCCGACTACCTGCTGCTGACCGCCACCGCCAAGGTCAAG CCGAAGAAGGCCTTCGGTGGCTTCGGGACGCTGCGGAGGAAGAGGCAGGAGGACAGTGAGGAGTACGTCTGTCCCATGGACGTGGAGATGCCCAAGGGACGCAGCTTCCAGCGGGGATACGGAGGAGAGCTCCAGATATACGAGGACGACCTGGACCGCCTAGAGCAGGTAACCCTAGAACAG ATGGAGGACTCAGAGGGAACAGTGAGACAGATCGGTGCTTTCTCCGAGGAGATCCAGAACCTGACG AGCATGCTGAAAGAGGATGAGTTCTTCAAAGAGGAGTCTTACTCGCCCAACCCCAGCGTCACAGACGAGGAATCAACAGCGTGA